A window of Roseiflexus castenholzii DSM 13941 genomic DNA:
GCTCGATGAGGCGCATCTGTTCGCCGGGGAGCATGCTGACGACACTGGCGATGGCGCGCGCACTCGCTCCTTGCTGGCGCAGAGCATTCGTATGACCGGCAAGTATGGCGTGGGCTGGATGTTCATTACTCAGACGCTCCACGACTTTGATAAGACTATTCTGCGACAGTTGCAGGTCAAAATCTTCGGGCAGGGGTTCAAACTTGGCGCCGACCGCGAGTATGTCGAGACTGAACTGGGGAGAGAGGGGTTTGCTCGCTACTGTTCCCTCCCCGATCCGAAGCGCACCGGACGCTACACCTTCATGGTCACCGGTCCAATCGTGGCGCTCGGCAGTCTGGGAACACCACTCGTGCTCCAGGGCTTCCGTAGCGTCGATGATCTCATGCGCGCGAATGGACATGTGTTTGATGTGGGTGGGGCGTAAGGCGCGAGGCAAGCAGCGCGAGACGTGTGGCATGATGCGGAAATGTGCGCGACCGTCGAGGTCTCCGTCGGGCATCCGGGTGCGCCAATGACGCCGCCCGTGCATCACCCCTCGTTTCCTGGCGATGTGTCGTCGGACCTCCCAAGGGTCTCGATAGGCGTGAGGCGGCAGGGATGAAGGAAGTTAGAATGGGGACCTGACCCGACCGACGTTCAAGGGCGGACCGCACGCATGAGCATAGCGGGCATGCATGGCGGTGGGATGCGCCGTTTTACCCTCACCCCCCGCCTCTCTCCCGCGCACGGGAGAGGGGAGACCGGCGCCGCGCGCGCGGCCGTCCGACGGTGGGAGTGCCGGTGTTCCCTCGGGTGTTCTGTCCACCCTTAAACCGACCAACGCAGGGAGTGTTGTCGGTGCGCCCTATAGAGAAAGTTCCCGCGTTTGTGCGTGAGATGACCAAAGCAGGGCTTTGTTCGGAACATTCATACCCGCGCGGATGCTGCACCCGGCACAACCCCCACGCTCCCGAGAAAAGTGCGCCGGTGGTATACTTTGAGAAAGAAAAACGGCAAGGATGGCATATCAGACATATGACGATCCAGTACGATATTGGTCTTTCCACCCACACCCGCCAGCACATCCGCTTGCCTGAACCGCTCCGCTTCCCGCCAGGCTTTCTATGGGGAACCGCCACCAGCGCGCATCAGGTTGAAGGGCAGAATACCAATAACCAGTGGTGGGTTTGGGAGCAGCAAGGGCGCTGTTGGCATGGTGACGTTTCCGGTGATGCCTGTGGTTGGTGGCGCGACGCTGAAGGCGACCTGGATCGAGCCGCTGCGCTTGGCACAAACGCCCATCGTATGTCTATCGAATGGAGTCGCATCGAGCCGGAAGAAGGACGCTTCGACCGTCGCGCGATCCGCCGCTATCGCAACATCATCGGCGGCATCATCAGGCGCGGGATGACGCCGATGATTACGCTCCACCATTTCACCAATCCGCTCTGGATCGAGGCGCGAGGCGCATGGTTGAACCCGGCAACGCCCAGACGGTTTGCGCAATTCGTCGCGTATGCAGTCGAAGAATTGGGCGATCTCTGTAATCTCTGGTGCACCGTCAACGAACCGACGGTCTACGCGGCGTTGAGTTATCTCCAGGGTGTCTGGCCCCCTGGACGGCGCAATATTATCCAGGCGTTGCGGGTCTTCGCCAATTTGATGCGCGGGCACGAACTAGCGGCGCAGACGGTGCGCAAGCAGCATCCGGCGCACCGTGTTGGCATTGTGCATCACAAGCGGGTCCTTGATCCGGCTTCGCCTGCCGGTCACGATGTGCTGACGACGGTGATGTATGATTATCTGGTCAATGGACTGGTGTTGCGGCGGCTGCGCGAAACGTCCGATTTCTTCGGGCTGAATTACTATAGCCGCGATCACATCGCCTTTGACCTGCGCCGTCCGTACCATCTGTTCATTCGCCGCTTCACGCCGCCGCACTTTGAGCAGAGCGACGCGGGCATGGAGGGCGCGTTTGGCGAAATCTATCCCAACGGTCTGTACCGCGCGCTCAAACGGGTCTACCGCTGGCTGAAACTACCGATCTATGTGACCGAAACCGGTCTGCCGGATGCGGACGATAATCAGCGCCCGCGCTTTCTGCTCAATCACCTGGAATCGGTGCATCGCGCGATCCAGGAGGGTGTCGATGTGCGTGGCGTCTTCGTCTGGTCGCTGGTGGATAATTTTGAGTGGGCAGAGGGATGGGGGCTGCGCTTCGGACTGTATGCGCTCGATGAGCGCACCGGTGAGCGGCGGATGCGTCCTTCCGCTGCGCTCTACGCGATCATCACCCGCGCAAATGCGATTCCTGCGCCGGGGGCGTTGTGAGGGGAGAGGGGAGAGGCGAGAGGCGAGAGGGATGAGGCGAGAGGCGAGAGGGGTGAGGCAAGAGGCGAGAGGGATGAGGCGAGAGGGGTGAGGGGTGAGGGATGAGGCGAGAGGCAAGAGGCAAGAGGCGAGAGGGGCGAGGGATGAGGCGAGAGGGGTGAGGGATGAGGCGAGAGGGGAGAGGGGCGAGGGATGAGGCGAGAGGGGTGAGGGATGAGGCGAGAGGGGTGAGGGATGAGGCGAGAGGGGTGAGGGGAGAGGGATGAGGCAAGAGGCGAGAGGGGAGAGGGGAGAGGGGAGAGGGATGAGGCGAGAGGGATGAGGCGAGAGGGATGAGGGGAGAGGGAGGAGGCGAGAGGGATGAGGGGAGAGGGATGAGGCGAGAGGGATGAGGCAAGAGGCAAGAGGCAAGAGGCGAGAGGGGAGAGGGGAGAGGGAGGAGGCAAGAGGCAAGAGGCAAGAGGGGAGAGGGGTGAGGGATGAGGCGAGAGGGGTGAGGGATGAGGCGAGAGGGGTGAGGGATGAGGCGAGAGGGGTGAGGGATGAGGCGAGAGGGGTGAGGGAGGAGGCAAGAGGCAAGAGGCAAAAGGTAGGGGCACCCTCTGTGGGTGCCAACAGGGATGGCAGGGTCATGGCATTCCCGTCCCCCTGTGGGCGCCCAACAAGGATGGCAGGATCTCCATCAGGAGGACAGCATGCACAAGCAGTGGGCTGCCGTCGATGACTACATAGCCGGTCTGTTTCCGTCGGACCCGGTGCTCGACGCTGTGCTGCGCGCAACGCGCGACGCCGGGATGCCGCAGATCAATGTCTCGCCGGTTCAAGGGCGATTGCTGCACGTTCTGGCGCTGGCATGCAACGCAAGAAACATCCTGGAAATCGGAACGCTGGCGGGCTATAGCGCGATCTGGATGGCGCGCGCGCTGCCAGCCGATGGAAAACTGATCTCGCTGGAGTTCGATCCGAAACACGCCGATGTTGCGCGCGCCAACATTGTGCGTGCTGGTCTTGCCGACCGCGTGGACGTGCGTCTGGGAACGGCGTTGGACATCCTGCCGCAGTTGGCGGCGGAGGGCGCAGGACCGTTCGACCTGATCTTTATCGATGCCGACAAGATCAATCTGACGACTTACTTCGATTGGGCGGTGTGCCTGGCGCGTCCCGGCAGCCTGATTGTCGTCGATAATGTCATCCGTGGCGGCGACGTGCTGGATGCTGCGAGCGACGATGCCGGGTTGCAGGGGGTGCGCCGCTTCAACGAGGCGATTGCCGCCGATCCGCGCGTGACGGCGACGATCCTGCAAATGGTCGGCAGCAAGGGGCACGATGGGCTGGCGCTGGCCGTGGTGAGGGGGTAATACCAATGACGATTGACGATGCCGCATGCTGGTCATTCCGAGCCCTTCGCTTCGCTCGGGGTAAACGCAGCGAGGAATCGGCGCGGGTCGCGCACGACCCCTCGCGCTGCTCGGGGTGACCATGCCGGATGGTCACAGGGAATTGGTATAAGAACTGAGAACTGAGAACCGAGAACCAAGAACCGAGAACCAAGAACTAAGAACTAAGAACCGAGAACCGCTCCGTCTGCATCCGCGTTGAGCCGTGTGTATCCGTGTTCTATGACAAGCCATGCGCATATGTACGATATTCTCTTTGAGCCGGTGCGGATTGGACCGGTGACCGCGCCAAATCGTTTTTACCAGGTTCCGCATTGCAACGGCATGGGGTACCGCATGCCGCGCGCGCTGGCTGAAATGCGCCGCGTCAAAGCCGAAGGCGGCTGGGGCGTTGTCTGCACAGAAGAAGTCGAGATCCATCATTCCAGTGATCTGGCGCCGTTCTTCGAGGGGCGGCTGTGGAGCGACGATGACATTCCGGCGCTGGCGCTGATGGCGGAAGCCGTGCATCGTCACGGCGCGCTGGCGGGGATCGAACTGACCCACAATGGCCACGATGCGCTTAACTATTACTCCCGCGCCACATCGTTCGGTCCACGCTCGATGGGCTTGATGGGGGGCACAGGCTTCGAGCCGGGGCAGTGCCGCCGGATGGACCGCGAGGATATTCGGAATCTGCGCCGCTGGCACCGGAATGCCGCACTGCGCGCGAAACGCGCCGGCTTCGACATTATCTACTGTTACGCCGGGCATGGCTTGAGCCTGGCGATGCACTTCCTGCTGCGCCGCTTCAACGACCGCACCGACGAGTATGGCGGCAGCCTGACCAACCGTGTACGCCTTTTCCGCGATTTAATCGAGGACACAAAGGACGCCGTCGGCGACCGCTGCGCAGTGGCGGTGCGGATGGCGGTTGATGAACTGCTCGGTGATGAAGGTCTCAGCAGTCAGGGGGAGGCGTATGAGATCGTTGCCATGCTCGCGGAACTCCCCGATCTGTGGGATGTCAATATCTCTGCGTGGAGCAACGACTCGGCGTCGTCGCGCTTTGAGAAGGAAGGGTTCCAGGAGCCGTACATTGCCTTCGTCAAACAATTGACGAGCAAACCGGTGGTTGGCGTGGGACGCTACACCTCGCCGGAGGCGATGGTGTCGGCGGTGCGGCGCGGCATTCTCGACTTCATCGGCGCAGCGCGTCCGTCGATTGCCGATCCCTTCCTGCCGCGCAAAATCCAGGAAGGACGCACCGAAGATATTCGCGAGTGCATCGGATGCAATATTTGCGTCTCCGGCGACAATAAGTGTGTGCCGATCCGCTGCACCCAGAATCCAACAATGGGCGAGGAATGGCGGCGCGGGTGGCATCCTGAAACGATTGCTCCAAAGTGCAGCGATGCAGAAGTCCTGGTCATCGGGGCGGGTCCTGCCGGACTGGAGTGCGCCAGGGCGCTCGGTCAGCGCGGCTATCAGGTGGCGCTGGTCGAGGCGCGGCGTGAACCGGGCGGGCGGGTGGCGCGTGAGGCGCGCCTTCCCGGTTTGAGCGAATGGCGGCGTGTGATCGACTGGCGCTTGACGCAGATCGCCCGTATGCCGAACGTGCAATTGCTGCCGGGAAATCCGATGACCGCCGCCGATGTGTTGGAAAGCGGGTATGAGCACGTGATCATCGCAACCGGTGCGATCTGGCGGCGCGATGGCGTGGGACGCACGGTGTACCATCCCGTTCCCGGCTGCGATCTGTTGCACGTCTATACACCCGATGACATTATGGACGGACGCCTGCCGACAGGTCGCGTGGTAATCTACGATGACGATCACTATTACATGGGCGGCGTGCTGGCGGAATTGCTCGCGTGTCGGGGGTGTGGCGTCACGCTCTGCACGCCGGCGCCGCTGGTGTCGCACTGGTCGCAGTTCACACTGGAACAGGAACGCATCGAGCGTCGGTTGCGCGACCTTGGTGTTGCCATCCATACGCGCAGCGCCCTCAGCGCCGTTCACGTTGGCGCCGTCACGGTACGTGACATTGCCGCGAGTCGTCTGACCGATCTGGCATGTGATTCGGTGGTGATGGTCGCCGATCGCGCGCCGCGCGACGCACTGGCGACCGACCTGGCGCCGGCGCGAGCCGACGGTCGTCTCCGTACTCTGCGGCTCATCGGCGATGCCAACGCGCCGCACATCATCGCGCAGGCGGTGTTTGCCGGGCACCTGGCGGCGCGCGAGTTCGATGAGATGCCGGATGCCGATGTGCCGCCGTTTGCACGAGAGTTTATTCCGTTGAACGTTCAATCTTGAATGTTCAACGAAAACGCTCAGACTCGTCGTTCTCGCGCGCAAGCGCGATCAGCGTCAACCCAAGATCGCGGATGCGCGTCAATACGCCGTGAAGCATCGCCTGATCCGGTAGTGTGCCGCGCATGACCGTTGTGCCCTCGTCGTGGGTCATGGTGAACTCCGGGAACAGAGCGGCGATTCCAGGTCCGAGTTCTCGGTCAATACGAATGATGGAGCGGGTATGGGTGTCGTTCATGGTACGCATCTCTCACTGATTATGTTTATCATACCCGGCGCCCGGCGGCGGGGAACCACACGTCTATGTGGTTATAGCGATGGCAGAAGTCGGCAAGCAAAAGAGCGACAGTGCGCTGCTCCATCGCAGCCTGGCGCTGCCCCGTCACGGAACGGCGCCGTTGCGACGCCTGCAACATCAAACCGTTGTCGTGTCAGTCCTCTTCGAAGAGATGCAGTTCGTGTGCGCGGGCAAGCGCCAGCGTGCGGCTGTTTACCTGGAGTTTGCTGTAGAGGCTCTTGATGTGGTAGCGTACCGTGTTGACGCTCACAACGAGCTCGCTGGCAATCTGCCGATAGGTCAACCCGCGCGCCATCAACCGCAGCACATCACGCTCGCGGTCAGTCAACGGCTCAGGCGATTCTGTCAGGTTGGCCACGCGGGCGCGCACAGACGATGGAAACGCTTCCAGGAGACGGCCCGCGTAGGCGCTTCCGATACGATGGAGCAGGCGCGCCAGTCGCGCGCCGGCGTCGAGAAAGATGCGAACATACCCTTCTGGTTCCGCCATCGCCAGGGCACGTTGAAGATCGTCGCGGGCTGCGGCTTCGTCATTCAATGCGGCGCATGCCAGTGTGCGCAGGATCAACGCTTCGATGACCCGTCCCTGGCGACCAGACTGTTCTGCCGATGCGATAATGTTGTCGAGGAATGCGCGCGCGTCAGCGCTACGACCCTGGTGCAGCAGCAGGCGCGCGCGTATCAGCGGCAGCGCCTCGCGCACCGCACCAGCGACTGCT
This region includes:
- a CDS encoding glycoside hydrolase family 1 protein; translated protein: MTIQYDIGLSTHTRQHIRLPEPLRFPPGFLWGTATSAHQVEGQNTNNQWWVWEQQGRCWHGDVSGDACGWWRDAEGDLDRAAALGTNAHRMSIEWSRIEPEEGRFDRRAIRRYRNIIGGIIRRGMTPMITLHHFTNPLWIEARGAWLNPATPRRFAQFVAYAVEELGDLCNLWCTVNEPTVYAALSYLQGVWPPGRRNIIQALRVFANLMRGHELAAQTVRKQHPAHRVGIVHHKRVLDPASPAGHDVLTTVMYDYLVNGLVLRRLRETSDFFGLNYYSRDHIAFDLRRPYHLFIRRFTPPHFEQSDAGMEGAFGEIYPNGLYRALKRVYRWLKLPIYVTETGLPDADDNQRPRFLLNHLESVHRAIQEGVDVRGVFVWSLVDNFEWAEGWGLRFGLYALDERTGERRMRPSAALYAIITRANAIPAPGAL
- a CDS encoding O-methyltransferase, giving the protein MHKQWAAVDDYIAGLFPSDPVLDAVLRATRDAGMPQINVSPVQGRLLHVLALACNARNILEIGTLAGYSAIWMARALPADGKLISLEFDPKHADVARANIVRAGLADRVDVRLGTALDILPQLAAEGAGPFDLIFIDADKINLTTYFDWAVCLARPGSLIVVDNVIRGGDVLDAASDDAGLQGVRRFNEAIAADPRVTATILQMVGSKGHDGLALAVVRG
- a CDS encoding oxidoreductase translates to MYDILFEPVRIGPVTAPNRFYQVPHCNGMGYRMPRALAEMRRVKAEGGWGVVCTEEVEIHHSSDLAPFFEGRLWSDDDIPALALMAEAVHRHGALAGIELTHNGHDALNYYSRATSFGPRSMGLMGGTGFEPGQCRRMDREDIRNLRRWHRNAALRAKRAGFDIIYCYAGHGLSLAMHFLLRRFNDRTDEYGGSLTNRVRLFRDLIEDTKDAVGDRCAVAVRMAVDELLGDEGLSSQGEAYEIVAMLAELPDLWDVNISAWSNDSASSRFEKEGFQEPYIAFVKQLTSKPVVGVGRYTSPEAMVSAVRRGILDFIGAARPSIADPFLPRKIQEGRTEDIRECIGCNICVSGDNKCVPIRCTQNPTMGEEWRRGWHPETIAPKCSDAEVLVIGAGPAGLECARALGQRGYQVALVEARREPGGRVAREARLPGLSEWRRVIDWRLTQIARMPNVQLLPGNPMTAADVLESGYEHVIIATGAIWRRDGVGRTVYHPVPGCDLLHVYTPDDIMDGRLPTGRVVIYDDDHYYMGGVLAELLACRGCGVTLCTPAPLVSHWSQFTLEQERIERRLRDLGVAIHTRSALSAVHVGAVTVRDIAASRLTDLACDSVVMVADRAPRDALATDLAPARADGRLRTLRLIGDANAPHIIAQAVFAGHLAAREFDEMPDADVPPFAREFIPLNVQS